One segment of Stappia sp. 28M-7 DNA contains the following:
- the mraY gene encoding phospho-N-acetylmuramoyl-pentapeptide-transferase gives MLYFLVEFADQFSALNVFRYITFRTGGAIMTALLFIFLFGPMIISSLRLRQGHGQPIRADGPQSHLLTKKGTPTMGGLMILSGMIVATLLWANLANPYTWIVLGVTVGFGAIGFYDDYLKVTKASHKGFSGRSRLGLEFLIAGLAAWCVTLLEGGVHGTSIGFPFFKDLAFNLGIFFIPFAAFVVVGAGNAVNLTDGLDGLAIVPVMIASASFGLIAYLSGNAVFADYLQIHHVPGTGELAVLCGAVIGAGLGFLWFNAPPAAIFMGDTGSLALGGMIGSIAVATKHEIVLAIIGGLFVLEAISVIVQVASFKLTGKRVFKMAPIHHHFEHLGWTESQVVIRFWIIAVVLALVGLATLKLR, from the coding sequence ATGCTTTACTTCCTCGTCGAGTTTGCCGACCAGTTCTCGGCACTGAACGTGTTCCGCTACATCACGTTCCGGACCGGCGGCGCCATCATGACCGCGCTGCTGTTCATCTTCCTGTTCGGCCCGATGATCATCTCCTCGCTGCGCCTGCGGCAGGGCCACGGCCAGCCGATCCGCGCGGACGGCCCGCAGAGCCACCTGCTGACGAAGAAGGGCACGCCGACGATGGGCGGCCTGATGATCCTGTCGGGCATGATCGTCGCCACGCTGCTCTGGGCGAACCTTGCCAATCCCTACACCTGGATCGTGCTCGGCGTGACGGTGGGCTTCGGCGCCATCGGCTTCTACGACGACTATCTCAAGGTCACCAAGGCCTCGCACAAGGGATTCAGCGGCCGCAGCCGGCTGGGCCTGGAATTCCTCATCGCCGGTCTTGCCGCCTGGTGCGTGACGCTGCTCGAGGGGGGCGTGCACGGCACCTCGATCGGCTTTCCGTTCTTCAAGGACCTGGCGTTCAACCTCGGCATCTTCTTCATTCCCTTCGCCGCCTTCGTGGTGGTGGGTGCGGGCAATGCGGTCAACCTGACCGACGGCCTCGACGGCCTCGCCATCGTGCCGGTGATGATCGCCTCGGCCTCCTTCGGCCTGATCGCCTATCTGTCGGGCAACGCGGTCTTTGCCGACTACCTGCAGATCCACCACGTGCCGGGTACCGGCGAGCTGGCCGTGCTGTGCGGCGCGGTGATCGGCGCGGGCCTCGGCTTCCTGTGGTTCAACGCCCCGCCGGCGGCGATCTTCATGGGTGATACCGGCTCGCTGGCGCTCGGAGGCATGATCGGCTCCATCGCGGTCGCGACCAAGCACGAGATCGTGCTGGCGATCATCGGCGGCCTGTTCGTGCTGGAGGCGATCTCGGTGATCGTGCAGGTCGCCTCGTTCAAGCTCACCGGCAAGCGCGTCTTCAAGATGGCGCCGATCCACCATCACTTCGAGCATCTGGGCTGGACCGAAAGCCAGGTGGTGATCCGCTTCTGGATCATCGCCGTGGTTCTCGCCCTGGTCGGTCTCGCGACGCTGAAGCTGAGGTGA
- the murD gene encoding UDP-N-acetylmuramoyl-L-alanine--D-glutamate ligase codes for MIAVSGFTGKRVAVFGLGGSGLATARALASGGAVAVCFDDGEAGRKAARKAGLQVADLRQEDWSQFAALVLAPGVPLTHPQPHWSVELAREHGVEVIGDVELFLRERRRIAPDAPLVAITGTNGKSTTTALISHVLKSAGRDAQMGGNIGVPILELAEPALSRIHVIECSSYQIDLAPSIDPSVGILLNITPDHLDRHGTLEHYAAVKERLIAGSRLAVVGVDDAISAAVADRAERAGTSVRRISARHPVADGIHAEGSVLWLDEGGAQSVFADLAPILSLRGSHNAQNACAAVAACLALGLSADEIRAGLASFPGLAHRMEMVGRAGRVLFVNDSKATNADAAERALASYSRIYWIAGGRAKAGGIESLRPWFDRIAKAYLIGEAADDFAATLTGHVETQMSGTLEAAVAAAARDAAQDRADEPVVLLSPACASFDQFPNFEARGRAFAEAVRGIVPQQGGQEVA; via the coding sequence ATGATCGCGGTCAGCGGATTCACGGGCAAACGCGTTGCGGTCTTCGGTCTGGGCGGATCGGGGCTGGCGACGGCGCGCGCGCTTGCCAGCGGCGGCGCCGTGGCCGTGTGCTTCGACGACGGCGAGGCAGGGCGCAAGGCGGCGCGCAAGGCGGGGCTTCAGGTGGCGGACCTGCGCCAGGAGGACTGGTCGCAGTTCGCCGCGCTGGTGCTGGCGCCGGGCGTACCCCTGACCCATCCGCAGCCGCACTGGAGCGTCGAGCTCGCCCGTGAGCACGGCGTCGAGGTGATCGGCGATGTCGAGCTGTTCCTGCGCGAGCGCCGGCGGATCGCCCCGGACGCACCGCTGGTCGCGATCACCGGCACCAACGGCAAGTCGACGACGACCGCGCTGATCTCCCATGTCCTGAAATCCGCCGGCCGCGATGCCCAGATGGGCGGCAATATCGGCGTGCCGATCCTGGAGCTGGCCGAACCGGCACTCTCGCGCATCCACGTGATCGAGTGCTCGTCCTACCAGATCGACCTTGCGCCCTCGATCGACCCGTCGGTCGGAATCCTGCTCAACATCACGCCGGACCATCTCGACCGGCACGGCACGCTGGAGCATTACGCCGCCGTCAAGGAACGGCTGATCGCCGGCAGCCGCCTTGCGGTGGTCGGCGTCGACGATGCGATCAGCGCGGCAGTCGCCGACAGGGCGGAGCGCGCCGGCACGTCCGTGCGGCGGATCAGCGCCCGGCATCCGGTTGCCGACGGCATCCACGCGGAAGGCAGCGTGCTTTGGCTCGACGAGGGCGGCGCGCAGAGCGTGTTCGCCGACCTTGCGCCGATCCTGTCGCTGCGCGGCTCGCACAATGCGCAGAACGCCTGCGCAGCGGTGGCTGCGTGCCTCGCCCTCGGGCTGTCCGCCGATGAGATCCGCGCGGGCCTCGCCAGCTTTCCCGGCCTTGCCCATCGCATGGAGATGGTCGGCCGCGCGGGGCGGGTACTCTTCGTCAACGACAGCAAGGCGACCAATGCCGATGCGGCCGAGCGGGCGCTGGCGAGCTATTCGCGCATCTACTGGATCGCCGGCGGCCGCGCAAAGGCAGGCGGCATCGAGAGCCTGCGTCCGTGGTTCGACCGGATCGCCAAGGCCTATCTGATCGGCGAGGCGGCGGACGACTTCGCGGCGACGCTGACCGGTCATGTCGAGACGCAGATGTCCGGCACGCTGGAGGCTGCCGTCGCCGCGGCGGCGCGCGATGCGGCGCAGGACCGGGCGGACGAGCCGGTGGTGCTGCTGTCGCCGGCCTGCGCCTCTTTCGACCAGTTTCCCAATTTCGAGGCCCGGGGACGGGCATTTGCCGAGGCCGTGCGCGGGATCGTCCCGCAGCAGGGCGGACAGGAGGTCGCGTAA
- a CDS encoding UDP-N-acetylmuramoylalanyl-D-glutamyl-2,6-diaminopimelate--D-alanyl-D-alanine ligase, with amino-acid sequence MAESALFDAAEDGGIDLGLDLDDALEQALAGSLDPAQDAEDETLPETDEEDGLPLELSEDDLLDELFDEEDRGADQAEEPELHDEADELHVELGAEEDVAEEGAAEGDVAEEEGDEPDAGDEEAAEEELAEDLAEEDLADEDLADELLSEDDQPEDELLEGELPEDDLAADEPQADLVAADEDDLLADDEAGRGTFPGIVLTEEDLLGQTDPVDDPETAEDEADESELEESLAEDLVGDDDSDEENEPAETVLEGDDDIFGGPDALTEEAEALETQSDEDALADEPPAENEWLAVADEEDEADTDAEAEIVDAQEEAVEPVSERQETAEPAPVAAGVHPAFVVPAVPSFTAPAAPAVKPAPVAGEPIEAEPDRPLWYLDEMVEATGGELRGADIPHITGVSIDSRSIAAGEAFVAIAGERFDGHDFAAKACEAGAALAIVARERVGSLPPKGRYLVVEDPLEALRDLGRASRARSRARIVAVTGSVGKTSTKDMLKLALSPSGRTHAPVASFNNHWGVPLTLARMPADTEYGVFEIGMNHAGEITPLVQMVRPHVVAITTVEAVHLEFFGSVERIAQAKAEIFMGLEPGGLALLNRDNNQFDLLTYLAKAAGVRRIATFGRQGQADVQAERVSAQTGCSSISGHVFDQQITYKVGAPGVHLVANSLAVLGAVAELGGDLARAGMALAAFRAPKGRGEQAVLQLPNGRATLIDESYNANPASMRAALNLLRETPIERNGRRIAVIGDMLELGEAELQLHAALNRPVAESGADLVYCAGPRMHALWELLPKHQRGAYSEEAAGLKPLLIEDIRPGDVIMVKGSLGTRMGPLVEALKRDFPVEDDGAE; translated from the coding sequence ATGGCCGAAAGCGCGCTGTTCGATGCCGCCGAGGACGGGGGCATCGACCTCGGGCTCGACCTCGACGACGCGCTGGAACAGGCGCTCGCCGGCAGCCTCGATCCGGCGCAGGACGCCGAAGACGAGACGCTGCCCGAGACGGACGAGGAGGACGGTCTTCCGCTGGAGCTGTCCGAGGACGACCTGCTGGACGAGTTGTTCGACGAAGAAGACCGCGGCGCCGACCAGGCGGAGGAGCCCGAACTGCACGACGAGGCGGACGAGCTGCATGTGGAGCTTGGCGCCGAAGAAGACGTTGCGGAGGAGGGTGCCGCCGAAGGGGACGTTGCCGAAGAGGAGGGCGACGAACCGGACGCCGGCGACGAGGAGGCTGCAGAGGAAGAGCTGGCCGAAGACCTCGCCGAAGAGGATCTGGCCGACGAGGATCTGGCCGACGAGCTTCTCTCGGAAGACGATCAGCCCGAGGACGAACTGCTTGAGGGCGAGCTGCCTGAAGACGACCTGGCGGCCGATGAGCCGCAGGCGGACCTTGTCGCTGCGGACGAGGATGATCTGCTGGCCGATGACGAGGCGGGCAGGGGAACGTTTCCGGGAATCGTCCTCACCGAGGAGGATCTTCTGGGTCAAACGGATCCGGTGGACGACCCTGAGACGGCCGAGGACGAGGCCGACGAGAGCGAGCTTGAAGAGAGCTTGGCCGAGGACCTTGTCGGCGATGATGATTCCGACGAGGAGAACGAGCCCGCCGAGACGGTCCTGGAGGGTGACGACGATATTTTCGGCGGTCCCGACGCGCTGACGGAAGAGGCCGAAGCTCTCGAGACGCAGAGCGATGAGGATGCGCTGGCGGACGAGCCGCCGGCGGAGAATGAGTGGCTTGCCGTCGCTGACGAAGAGGACGAGGCGGACACGGACGCTGAAGCCGAAATCGTCGATGCGCAGGAAGAAGCTGTCGAACCCGTCTCCGAGCGTCAGGAAACGGCAGAGCCTGCGCCCGTTGCAGCGGGCGTGCACCCGGCCTTCGTCGTGCCGGCGGTGCCCTCCTTTACCGCCCCGGCAGCGCCTGCGGTGAAGCCGGCGCCGGTCGCCGGAGAGCCGATCGAGGCCGAGCCCGACCGGCCGCTGTGGTATCTGGACGAGATGGTCGAGGCGACGGGCGGCGAACTGCGCGGCGCGGACATTCCCCACATCACCGGCGTTTCCATCGACAGCCGCAGCATTGCCGCCGGCGAGGCCTTCGTGGCGATCGCGGGCGAGCGGTTCGACGGGCATGATTTTGCGGCCAAGGCCTGCGAGGCGGGAGCCGCGCTTGCCATCGTCGCGCGCGAACGCGTCGGCTCGCTGCCGCCGAAGGGGCGCTATCTGGTCGTCGAGGACCCGCTGGAGGCGCTGCGCGATCTGGGCCGCGCGTCGCGGGCCCGCAGCCGGGCCCGCATCGTTGCGGTGACCGGCTCGGTCGGCAAGACCAGCACCAAGGACATGCTGAAGCTGGCGCTGTCGCCGTCCGGGCGCACCCATGCGCCGGTCGCCTCCTTCAACAATCACTGGGGCGTGCCGCTTACGCTGGCGCGGATGCCGGCGGACACCGAATACGGCGTCTTCGAAATCGGCATGAACCATGCCGGCGAGATCACCCCGCTGGTGCAGATGGTGCGCCCGCACGTGGTGGCGATCACCACGGTCGAGGCCGTGCATCTGGAGTTCTTCGGCTCGGTGGAGCGCATCGCCCAGGCGAAGGCGGAAATCTTCATGGGGCTGGAGCCGGGCGGTCTGGCGCTGCTCAACCGCGACAACAACCAGTTCGACTTGCTGACCTATCTGGCGAAGGCCGCTGGCGTGCGCCGCATCGCCACGTTCGGGCGGCAGGGGCAGGCGGACGTGCAGGCCGAGCGGGTGTCCGCGCAGACGGGCTGCAGCTCGATCTCCGGCCATGTCTTCGACCAGCAGATCACCTACAAGGTCGGCGCGCCGGGCGTGCACCTGGTCGCCAACAGCCTTGCCGTGCTGGGCGCGGTGGCGGAACTGGGCGGCGACCTGGCCCGTGCCGGCATGGCGCTGGCCGCCTTCCGCGCGCCGAAGGGACGCGGCGAACAGGCGGTGCTGCAGCTACCGAACGGCCGCGCTACGCTGATCGACGAGAGCTACAACGCCAACCCGGCCTCGATGCGTGCCGCGCTCAACCTCCTGCGGGAAACCCCGATCGAGCGCAACGGCCGCCGCATCGCGGTGATCGGCGACATGCTGGAGCTGGGCGAGGCCGAGTTGCAGCTGCATGCGGCCCTCAACCGGCCTGTTGCCGAATCCGGTGCGGATCTCGTCTACTGCGCAGGACCGCGCATGCACGCGCTGTGGGAGCTGCTGCCGAAACACCAGCGCGGCGCCTATTCCGAGGAAGCGGCCGGTCTGAAGCCGCTGCTCATCGAGGATATCCGTCCGGGCGACGTCATCATGGTCAAGGGCTCGCTCGGCACCCGGATGGGGCCGCTGGTCGAGGCCCTCAAACGCGATTTCCCCGTCGAAGACGACGGGGCCGAATAG
- a CDS encoding penicillin-binding protein 2 codes for MAVTDQPVSFLQRRTVGERHVPRGPSTRAVRARVHMAMAVFALVYMAIGGRLIMLGMSEEAKSASYISAQDSVAASRPDLLDRNGQILATDIKTASLFAEPRKIIDVDEALEGIASVLPELGTDAVRRRLASNAGFIWLKRELTPRQRQQIHDLGIPGIGFLEENSRFYPGGPTAGHIVGSVNVDNQGISGMELAVDRAWLGDLRELGFASDRTMEPVQLSVDLRVQHVVRDELVKALERYRAIAGIGVVLDVETGEVVAMSSLPDFDPNDRAQALEKDRMNRASGGVYEMGSVFKGFTVAMALDSGKVTMNDSFDATRPLRVGGRTISDFHGKGRILSVAETFIYSSNIGTAKMMLSVGVDEQKAFMERLGLTTRLKTDLPEVATPLLPPKWNELAAITISFGHGISVTPLQTAVATAALMNGGRLIPPTFVPRSREEAAKLATQVVSPQTSEMMRYLFRLNVLSGSGRRAEVPGYMVGGKTGTAEKIENGRYVSNKRRNSFLSAFPMDKPRYVVLVVLDEPKSEREGIGATAGLNTAPVTSAIIRRVAPMLGVLPQFGDKTETVSISY; via the coding sequence ATGGCGGTCACGGATCAGCCCGTTTCCTTCCTGCAGCGCCGCACGGTTGGCGAGCGGCACGTGCCGCGCGGTCCCTCGACCCGCGCCGTGCGGGCCCGGGTGCACATGGCCATGGCGGTCTTCGCGCTGGTCTACATGGCCATCGGCGGCCGGCTGATCATGCTGGGCATGAGCGAGGAGGCGAAGTCGGCCTCCTACATTTCGGCGCAGGACAGCGTCGCCGCCTCGCGCCCGGACCTTTTGGACCGCAACGGCCAGATCCTGGCGACCGACATCAAGACCGCCTCGCTGTTCGCCGAGCCGCGCAAGATCATCGACGTCGACGAGGCGCTGGAGGGCATCGCCAGCGTGCTGCCGGAACTGGGCACCGATGCGGTGCGCCGCCGGCTGGCCAGCAATGCCGGCTTCATCTGGCTGAAGCGCGAGCTGACCCCGCGCCAGCGCCAGCAGATCCACGATCTCGGCATTCCCGGCATCGGCTTCCTGGAAGAAAACAGCCGCTTCTATCCGGGCGGCCCGACCGCCGGCCATATCGTCGGTTCGGTCAATGTCGACAACCAGGGCATTTCCGGCATGGAGCTGGCGGTCGACCGGGCCTGGCTCGGCGACCTGCGCGAGCTCGGCTTTGCCAGCGACCGCACGATGGAACCGGTGCAGCTTTCGGTGGACCTGCGCGTCCAGCATGTGGTGCGCGACGAACTGGTCAAGGCGCTGGAGCGCTACCGGGCAATCGCCGGCATCGGCGTCGTTCTCGACGTGGAGACCGGCGAGGTGGTCGCCATGTCCTCGCTGCCCGACTTCGATCCCAACGACCGGGCCCAGGCGCTGGAAAAGGACCGCATGAACCGCGCGTCCGGCGGCGTCTACGAGATGGGCTCGGTGTTCAAGGGCTTCACCGTCGCCATGGCGCTGGACAGCGGCAAGGTGACGATGAACGACAGTTTCGACGCGACGCGGCCGTTGCGGGTCGGCGGGCGCACGATCAGCGACTTCCACGGCAAGGGCCGCATTCTGTCGGTCGCCGAGACCTTCATCTATTCGTCCAATATCGGCACGGCCAAGATGATGCTGTCGGTCGGCGTCGACGAGCAGAAGGCCTTCATGGAGCGGCTCGGCCTGACGACGCGGCTGAAGACGGACCTGCCGGAAGTGGCAACGCCGCTGCTGCCGCCCAAGTGGAACGAGCTGGCGGCGATCACGATCTCCTTCGGCCACGGCATCTCGGTGACGCCGCTGCAGACGGCGGTGGCGACGGCGGCCCTGATGAACGGCGGCCGCCTGATCCCCCCGACCTTCGTGCCGCGCTCGCGCGAGGAAGCGGCGAAGCTGGCAACGCAGGTCGTGTCGCCGCAGACCAGCGAGATGATGCGCTACCTGTTCCGCCTCAACGTCCTGTCGGGCTCCGGCCGGCGCGCGGAAGTGCCGGGCTACATGGTCGGCGGCAAGACCGGAACGGCGGAAAAGATCGAGAACGGCCGCTACGTATCCAACAAGCGCCGCAATTCTTTCCTTTCTGCCTTCCCGATGGACAAGCCGCGCTACGTGGTCCTGGTCGTGCTCGACGAGCCGAAGTCCGAGCGCGAGGGCATCGGCGCGACCGCAGGCCTGAACACGGCGCCGGTCACCTCGGCTATCATCCGCAGGGTTGCCCCGATGCTCGGAGTGTTGCCGCAGTTCGGAGACAAGACGGAGACGGTATCGATTTCCTACTGA